Genomic window (bacterium):
CGGGCAGATCGGCGGCAAGGGGTACAGCGATGGCGACGCCGCGACCAGATGGAGCCCGGCCTGGTGCCGCTCTCTGACGTAGACCGCGCACGTTGTGCCCGCGATCATCCACGGGCCGAGCCGCGCGACCGAGTCGAGCGCGCCGGCGTCGTTCGAGTTCGACGCTCCCCGTGTCAGGCGCTCGAGCGCATCGAGGAGTTCGGCGTGCTTGCGGGCGATATCGCGCAATTGCTCGCACTCAAGCGCGCAGGAGATCGATTGCGCCACCGTTGCCGTGAAGAGCACCGCCTGGCGGGAGAGGGCCCTTGACGGCCGCGCCACCAATCCGATCACGCCCGCCACTCGCTCCCGGGCGGACAAGATCGGCACCGCATACAGCCGTCCACGCCCCCGGGCAGGCTTTCGACGCAGCGCGGCGATCCCGATCGGGCCCTCCCCGGGCGCATACGCGTGACGCACGGCCGCGCACTCGCTAGGCGCGGCCATGCGCAGCACGTACCGATCCGGATCTTGCTCGTGGGTATAGAGGGTCGCGCTGGCGCACTCCGGCAGGGCGGCGAGGGCGGTCAGCATCCGCCTTACGGTCCCCTCGAACCGCGGATTGGATCCAATTGCCCGTCCAGCCGGGACGGCGCGAGGCTGCGAGTTGGTGTGCAGGGTGGTCATTGGCGAACTCAGGACATGGTGCATCTTGGCCGTTGCGGGTACCATTGCAGGGGTGGATGATTCGGGTGTGTCCGGTGTGAGGGAGGATTGGAGTGATCGAACGCTCGACAAATCACGTGATTCGCGGTTCTTCCCATGGATTGCTGGACTCCCCTCTGGAAAGAATGCAGCACGCGATCGAGATTGGATCCATTTAAGCACAGCAGGCCTGACGGGTCAAGATTGGATCCCAAATGACCGTGGATGATGTCACGATCGGGCGTTCCGGACGGGGGCGGTGTCGCCGGCCGACGCTGCCGAGGCCAACCGCGGTGGCCCTGGCGCATTTGCAGCTGCGGCAGAGCATCCTGGCCGAGCGGCTGAGACCTGGGGAATGGCTGCGCCAGGAGGAACTCGCGAGCCGCCTCTCGATGAGCCGCCAGCCGATCCGCGAGGCGTTGTGCCTCCTCGGGGAGGAAGGGCTGGTCGAGCTGGTGCCACACCGGGGCGCACGGGTGGCACCGCTGTCCCTCGAGGAACTCGAGGAAATCTACGGAGCGCGGATGGGGTTGGAAGGTCTGGTCGCGCGGTACGCCGCGGTCAGGATCGATCCGCAGGTGCTCGAAGCGCTCCGGCCGGCGCTGCCCAAGCTGATGGCGCTCAGCATCGCCGGTGACGTCGATTCGTACCTCCAGGAGGACAGGCGGTTCGTTGAGACCTGCTACGCGGTGTCCGGGCGGCCGCGGCTGTGCGGGCAGATCGTGGCGCTCCGGGAGCGGGCCGAGCGCTATCTGCGGCTGGTGTTCAAATGTGGCACCGGATTCCAATGGGTGGACTACTCGTACCGGCTGTTTCAGGCGTGCGTGGCGCACGACGCGGACGCGGCCGAGGCGGCCGCGCAGGGTGCCCTGCGCTGGACGCTGACGCAGGCGACCGCGCTGTTCGAGACCTCGGGGACCGTCAACCCGGAGGGCACACGCGCGCTCCGCGGAGGGTGACGAGGGCCGGGTGGATCCGATTCAGTTCGAGGTGACGAAGAATGCGCTGGCGTCGTTGACCGAGGAGATGGGCGCGGCGCTCCACCGGGCCGCGTACTCGACCAACATCAAGACGCGACTGGACTTCTCGAGCGCGATTTTCGACGCGCGGTTGAGGGTGCTCGCTCAGGCGCTGGCGCAGCCCTCGCATCTTGGGTCACTGCCTCACAGCGTCCCGAACGCGGTCCGCGAGTACGGCGTCGACCAGCTCGGGCCCGGCGACGGCTTGATCGTCAACGATCCTCATCGCGGCGCGGTGCATCTCAACGACATCGCCCTGATCTCGCCTGTCCATGCCCGGACGGGTGAGCTGTTGGGCTTTGTCGCGAACGTCGCGCACCACGTCGATGTAGGGGGCGGTGCTCCGGGGAGTCTGGCCCCGGCGCGGGATCTGTACCAGGAAGGGCTGATCGTGCCCCCGGTGCGGTTGGTGCGGGCGGGGCAGGTCGTCCCCGACGTGATGCGTATGATCGTGGCCAACATCCGCGCCCCGCGCGAATCGGCCGGTGACTTTCGGGCACAGGTTGCGGCGAACCACGTCGGCGCGCGCCGCCTGGCGGAACTCGTCGAGCGGCTCGGACGCACCGTGTTCACCCAGTTCTGCGATGACCTGATCGACTACACGTCTCGGCGGACTCGCGCGGCGCTAGCGCTCTTGCCGCACGGTGAGTTTTCCGCAGAAGACTTCCTCGATGGGGACGGCTTCACTGACGATCCGATCCGGATAGCGGCCACCCTCCGGAACGGTCCCGACGGCGTGGTGATCGACCTGGCCGGCAGTGCCCCACAAGTCCGAGGATCCCTCAACTGTTCCTACTCGATGACGTTTTCCGGAGTCGCGTTCGTCCTGAAGACGCTCGTCGATCCGGACATCCCCGTCAACGAAGGATTCTATCGCAGCTTTACGCTGCACGTTCCCGAGGGCACGGTGACCAACGCGCGACCCCCGGCGGCGGTGGCGGGTGGCTGGGAGGTGGCGTTCCGGGTCGCGGAGGTGCTGTACCGCGCGCTCGCCGATGCGCTGCCGAACCGCATCGTGGCGGCGACCAAGGGCACGATTTGCAACGTCGCGTTCGGCGGGATGCGCCCGAATGGCGGGTACTACGCCTACTACGAGACGGTCGCGGGCGGCGGGGGCGCACGGCCGACCAAGGACGGCATGGACGGGATTCAGACTCACATTCACAACACCGAGAACGCCCCCGTGGAAGAGGTCGAGCTGAACTATCCATTCCGGGTATTGCGGTTTGGGCTGATTCCGGATTCCGAGGGCCCCGGGCGGTTCCGGGGGGGCTTGGGAGTCTGCCGGGATTACTGGTTCCCAAATCACCGCGTGACGTTCTCGATCCTTGCCGATCGGGGACGGTTCGCGCCCTGGGGCCTGTTCGGGGGCGGGTCCGCCCGGACGGCCCGCGTCATTCGGGACCCAGACGGCGAGGCTCAGGTGCTGCCGCTGAAGGGTAGCGTGGAACTCCGGGCGGGCGAGGTGATCAGCGTGCAGACTCCGGGAGGCGGCGGGTACGGCCCGATCTCGGACCGCGATCCCGATGCGGTGCGACACGACGTCCGCGTCGACAAGGTCTCGACGGCGAGGGCGCGCGACGTGTACCATGTGGCGCCCGATCCAGTGCGCCCGGGCCCCAACGAGGTGGGCTCGTGAGCACCGGCTACCGGTTGGGTATCGATATCGGCGGTACGTTCACGGACGTCGTGCTCCTCTCCGAGCAGACCGGTCTCGTCGATACGTTGAAAGTCCTCACGACGCCGGAGGACGTGGCGAAGGGATTTCTGGAGGCGATCGACTACGTGCTCGCCAGAGCCCGGCTGCGGCCTCAGGGCGTCCGACACATCATGCACGGCACGACGGTGGCCACGAACGCCATCATCGAGAACAAGATCGCCCGGACCGCGCTGGTCGTTACCCGCGGGTTTCGAGACCTGTTGGAGATCGCCCGGCAGACGCGGCCCGATCTGTACGATCTGTTCTGTGACAAGCCGGCGCCCCTTGCGCCCCGCGACCTCTGCTTCGAGGTGACCGAGCGGCTCGATGCTGACGGGACGGTGCTGGTGCCACTGGCGGAGGAAGAAGCCGCGCCGATCGCAGACGCGATCCGCGCCCGCGGAGTGGAATCGATCGCGGTTTGCTTCCTCCACTCCTACCGCTATCCCGCCCACGAGCGGCGGGTGGCCGCTCTGCTGGCCGCCCAGTGTCCCGGCGTGCTGGTGTCGGCCTCTTGCGATGTCTTGCCGGAGTTTCGTGAATACCTCCGCGCGAGCACGACTGTCGTCAACGCGGCGATTCGGCCGATCGTGAGCGGGTACCTCGACCGCATCGCGACCGGGTTGGCCGCGCGGGAGATGCCGCTTCGACTCTACGTGATGCAGTCCAACGGCGGCATCTCCGGGTCCGAGGTCGTGCGGCAGCGCCCGGTCTACATCGTCGAATCCGGCCCGGCGGCGGGAGTCACCGCGGCGATGCACATCGGAGCGGCGGCGGGATTTGCCGACCTGATTTCCTTCGATATGGGGGGGACCACCGCCAAGGTCGCTCTGGTCAGGCATGGCCGTGCGGGGTTCTCGACGGAGTTTGAAGTGGGGGCACGAGGCGCGGCCGGCGTGGGGAACAACCGCGGGCGCGGTTACCCGATTCATACGCCGGTGTTGGATCTCGTTGAGGTGGGGGCCGGCGGCGGCAGTGTCGCGTGGGTGGATACGGCGGGGATCATGCACGTCGGGCCCCGAAGCGCCGGTGCGGATCCGGGCCCGGCGTGTTACGACCGCGGCGGCCGCGAGCCGACGGTCACGGACGCCAATTTAGTCTTGGGCCGCCTTGCCCCCGAAACCTTCCTCGGGGGCCGCATGGTGCTCGATTGCGAGGCCGCGCGGCGCGCGCTGGAGCAGTACTGCGCCGGGCCGGCGGGGCTCGACGTGATCGCGGCTGCCAATGGGATCGTGGAGATCGTGAACGCGAGCACCGTCGGCGCGATCCGGCTCGTGTCCGTGCAGCGAGGGTACGATCCGCGCGCCTTCACGCTGGTGGCCTTTGGCGGCGCGGGTCCGCTGCACGCGAATGCCCTCGCCGATGCGCTCGCGATGCCGGTGGCGGTCATTCCGCCCCAGCCCGGTGTTGCCAGCGCCCTCGGGTTGCTCCTCGCGGATCTGACGCATGATTTCATGCAGACGCATGTCACACGCCTCGAGGCGGCGGATCCGGAAGAGCTGACGCTGCTGTACCGCCGATTTGAGCGCGAGGGTGCCGAGATCATTGCCGACGAAGCGATCGCGGCCCGCGCGCGCTTCGCGCGCACGATGGACCTGCGGTATGTGGGGCAGTCCTATGAACTACGGGTCCCGGTGCCGGACGGCACGCTGGGGCCCGCGTCCCTGCGCCAGATCGCGGAGCGGTTTCACGCCGAGCACGAACGCAGTTATGGGTTCGCCGCCCCCGATGAGCCCGTCGAGCTGGTCAACGTTCGGCTCACCGCCATCGGGGATGTCGCGAAACCGCGGGCACCGCTCGCCACGGTGTCTTCAGCGGGCCCGGCCCCGATCGGGGGGCGGCGGCCGGTGTTTTTCTCGGAAACGGGATTCGTCGACACGCCGACCTACGATCGGACCCACCTGGGCGCGGGGCACCTCCTCGCCGGCCCTGCCATCGTGGAGCAGATGGATTCGACCACCGTAATTCATCCCGGGTATGCGGGTCTCGTCGATCTCCATGGCAATATCCTGATCGGTCACCCCAAGCACCTCGCCGCGATGTTCGACCGCACCGTCGCCGCCGGGCAGAGTCAGGGCGCGGGCGAGCGCGATGGATGACGCCGATCAACCGACGGACGACGCGATCGCAACGGGGGAGGTGACGGAGGTTGGTCGTGCGATTCGAGCTGACGACGAGCCCGCTCCAGACCGTTCGCTGCGACCTGGCCGCGCTTCCCGTGTCCGCGCCGGGATCCCTCGGCGGCCACGCGGCGGTCTTTGACCGGGGGTCGGGGGGGCGGCTGCAGGCGTTCGCCACGGACGAGGGGTTTACGGGAGCGCGCGGGCAGACGGTCCTCGTCCAGTCGCCCGAGGCACCGGCTCGTCGGATTCTCTTGGTCGGGACGGGCGATGCCGGCACGACGGAGGATCTCAGACAGTACGCGGCGGTCGTGGTGCGGCGAGCCCGCGACCTTCGCTGCGGTCGTGTGCTGCTGCTCACCGCGTCGGACCCGGCGGCATCGGGCCCGGCCCCGGACGAACGCGTGCGCGCCGTTGCGGAGGGGGCAGGGCTCGGGGTGTATCGCTTCGATCGGTATCGCTCGGAGGCGGGGGAGCCCTTCCCCGCGGAGATCGCGATCTGTTGCGGCGAGGACCGTGGCGGAGCCCTCAGCAGGGCGTTGGAGGTGGGCGAGATCACGGTCCGCGCGGTGTCGCAGGCGCGAGATCTTGTCAACGAACCGCCAAACGTGCTGACGCCGACTGCGCTTGCGATCGTGGCGCAGGAGATCGCCGACCGTGACGGGCTCGACTGCAAGGTTCTTGATCTCGATGAGGCGCGGGCCCTTGGGATGGGCCTGTTCGCCGCGGTGGCCGCCGGGAGCAACGAGCCGCCTCGGTTCATCGTGCTCGAGTACCGTCCGGAGGCGCAGCGAGCATCGGGCGCTCCCGTCCCGATGGTCGCGCTCGTGGGCAAGGGCATTACGTTTGATAGCGGCGGTCTGGCCATCAAGTCGCCGGACAAGATGTGGCGGCAGAAGGCGGACATGGGTGGGGCCGCGGCCATCGTGGCGGCGATCGGAGCGTTGCGAGCGCTCGCGGCACCGGTCCGCGTGCTCGGCGTGATCGCGGCCGCGGAGAACATGATCAGCGGATCGGCGACGCGACCGGGAGACATCGTCCGCAGTCTCTCCGGCAAGACGGTGGAAATCCTCAACACTGACGGCGAAGGCCGCCTGGTGCTCGCCGACGGGCTCAGCTACGCAGCCCGCGCGCGACCCGACGTGATCATCGATGTCGCGACATTGACCGCTGCGGCGGCGGCAGCGCTCGGCTCCCGGACCGCCGCCTTGATGGGAACCGACCAGCCGCTGATCGATCGGCTGCTTCGGGCGGCGGAGCTGGGCGGCGAGCAACTGTGGCAGCTTCCCCTCTACGACGAGTTTCGCGACGCGATGCGCGGGGATCTTGCGGATCTGAAGAACACCTCTTTTGGATCCGACGGCGGTGGCGCCGAGAAAGCGGCGGCGTTCCTCCAGCAGTTTGTCGGGGCGACCCCGTGGGCCCACGTGGACATCGGGAGGGCCGCGTTCACGGTCGAGCCGGATGCCCTGCCGTACCTCTCTTCCGGCGGAACCGGGTATGGGGTGCGCACGCTCTTGCGGTACCTTGCGGCCTAATGTGTCTCCCAGTCCCCCGGCGCGAGGCCGTTACGTTCGGACTCCCGTTGCGCAAATCGTGACAGCCGATAGGGCTCCATCGATACCGTTGCACAGATTCCGGTCGCAATGTACTCGGCGATCATATTGCCCGCGGCCGGGGCGTGCATAAAGCCCTGGCTGAACCCCGCGGCGACGATGTAGCCGGGCGGGCCGGCCGGTCCCAGTACGGGATGGCGGTCGGGCGTCTCCTGCGTCAGTCCCGCATACGTTTGGACGAGCCTGGCGGACTGGAACGACGGAAACCGTCGTACGATCAGTTCGGCGACCGGGACGAATGCCTCCGGATCGATGGTGGTCTCGTAGGTGGTCGTGGGCTGTTCGCCTCCGATCCCCACCAGATACTTGTCCCCCTCGGGCCGGACGAATAACGTCGAGTCCATGTCGATGATACAGGGGATCGATGCCGGCGGGTCAGCGGTTTGTACGATCCACTGGTGTCGACGGTACATCGAGATGGGGATCTCAACGCCGACCATCCGGCTCACGAGGGGTGCCCACACCCCGGCCGCGTTGACCACCGTGGGGGCTTCGACCGCGCCCCTGGATGTCTCGAGACCCCGGACCCGTCCGTTCCCGAGGCGCACGCCAAGCACGTCACAGTCCTCGATGATCGTCGCGCCCAGCCTGAGCGCACCCGCGCGGAACGCGCGAACCGCTTCGTAGGGGCCAGCGTATCCGTCGTTCGCGCAGTAGAGTCCGGCGCGCACGTCGTCCGCGCTCAAGGTCGGCACGAGCCGTCGGACCTCATCGGGGCTCAGGATGGCGGACGGCACACCCCACCGCTGCTGCAGGCGCCAGGCTCCTTCGAGGGTCTCATGGTGAGTGGGTGACCGCGCGGTCAACAGGTAGCCGACGCGGTGCCAGTCGATGTTCGTTCCCGTCTCTTCTTCCACACGCTCCCAGAGCCGCACGCTTTCTACGGCGAGACGCAGTGCGGGCTCGGTTGAAAACAATCGGCGAATCCCGCCGGACGACTTCGCCGTCGATCCTTCGCCGACATGGTTGCGCTCGATCACCGCTGCGCGAACCCCCAACCGTCCGAGGTGGTAGGCGATGCTGAGGCCGATGATGCCGCCGCCCACGATGGCCACCTCGGCGGTCTTCGGCGGCCCGGCAGCGTGCGGCATGACGCGTCCTTAGGTGCGGGGCGGCGTGCGGCCGAGGCCCTCGAAGGCTTGGTGAAGCGCGCGCTCGACGACGACCCCGATGAGCGCACGCCGATATTCGGCGGAGGCGTGCAAGTCGCCGTCCACGTCGCAGGCCGAGATCGCAAGGCGCGCGGCGTCTTCCAGCAGGCGGTCCGAGGGGCGCTGTCCCGCGAGCGCGCGCTCCGCTTCCCGCGCGCGCACGGGTGTGGGACCCCCGCCGGCGACGGCGATCGCCGCGTCCCGGATCGTGCCGGTGTCGTCCCCGTGCACGATCGCGCCCGCGGCGGCCAGCGCGAAGTCGCCAGCCCGCCGGCTGAACTCCTCGAACCCCCAGGCGGTGTGTGCATCGCGCAGGGTCGAGAAGCGCGCCTCCACGAGGATCTCGTCCGCCTCGAGCGCCGTGGTCAGATAGGAAACGAAGAACTCGCCGGCGCCGATCCACCGTTCACCTCGGCCACTGGCCGTGCGCACGCGGCCGTCGAGTAGCACAAGAAGGAGGGGCAGTTCCGCGGCGGGGTCCGCGTGCGCCAGGCTGCCTCCGACCGTGCCCCGGTTGCGGATCGCCCGGTGCCCAATGTGTTTCAGCGCCGCGACGAGCAGCGGACACTCGGCGACCACGAGCGGCGATCGTTCGGCGTCAGTCTGCCGCACCATCGCCCCGATCGCGAGTTCGCCCGTGCCGGGGTCTCGACCGAGGCCGTCCAGCCCGGGCACCGCGTTGAGATCGACGAGCGCGGCTGGGTGGGCGAGCCGGAAGTTGAGGAGGGGGACGAGACTCTGGCCCCCGGCGAGCACCTTGCCGTCGGGGCCGTAGCTGGCCAGGGCCTCGAGCGCCTCGGGTACCGAGCGGGGAGCGAGATAGGCAAACGGTGGCGGTTTCACCCGCGCGTGCCTGCCCTGGGACCGGCTTCCGCCGCGTGCGCGAGCCGCCACATGCGCTCCGGGGTGAACGGAAGCGTGTACACCTCCGCCGTACCTCCGAGCGCATCGACGACGGCGTTGCCGACGGCGGCCGGCGCGCCGATGATCGCCCCCTCGCCGCAGCCCTTCACCCCGCCAACGGTGAGGGGGGACGGGGACTCGGTGTGGAGCACCTCGATCCGGCACACCTCGTTCATCGTGGGCACAAGGAAGTCCATGAAGTTGGGGTTGAGGCACTGCCCCTGCTCGTCGTAGACGACTTCCTCCAGCAGCACTTTGCCAATGCCCTGGGCGACCCCGCCCCGAATCTGCCCCTCGACGATCGTGGGGTTGATCAACCGTCCGGCGTCTGCGACGACGACGTAGCGCAACAAGGTCAACTTGCCGGTTTTCGGGTCGAGCTCGACCGCCACGGCGTGCACCTCGTGGGATGACACGCCGTAGGCGGGTGGATCGTAAAAGGCGACGGCTTCGAGCCCCGGTTCGAACCCCGGGGGCACGGTGCCCTCCCGGCGATGGGCGATCCACGCCAGCCGCTTGATCGTGACGCTCCGTGTCGAATCGACGAGGGAGTAGACGGCCCCCGGCCGCATCGCGACGTTGTCGCGGGGCTCGTCGAGCAGGTGGGCGCCGAGGAGCAGGAGCAGTTCCCGGATCTTGCGCGCGGCGAGGATGATCGCGCCGCCGCTGGACACGGCGGTGCGGCTGCCCGTCGACCCCATGCCGTAGGGGGACAGCTCGGTATCGTTGTGCCGCACCGTCACGTCTTCGGGGGTCAGGCCGAGCTCGTCCGCGGCGAGCTGAGCGAGCGTGGTCTCGTGCCCCTGCCCGCTCCCAGCGGCGCTCGTGTACACGGTCGCCCGGCCGTGCACGTCAACGCGGACCTTCGCGCCATCGTAGCCGGCGATCGAGTACAGCTTGCGCGGCAAGCGCTTGACGGTGCCGGTCGCGCATTCCTCGGCGAAGCACGCGACGCCGACCCCGACCAAGCGTCCCTGGGCGCGCCAGCCGGCCTGGCGGGCTTTGAATTCGCGGTAGCCGAGTGTGTCGACCGCGAGCTCGAGCGCCTCGCGATAGTTGCCGCTGTCCCGCTCGAGACCGGTGATCGTCCGGTAGGGCATATCCTCGAGACCGAGGAGATTGCGCAGGCGCAGCTCGATCGGATCCATCCCGAGGCGCGCCGCCAGCATGTTGACGAGCCGCTCCAACGCGAAATTCGCGGGCGGGCGGGCGACCCCCCGGTACGGCCCGTGCGGGCAGGTCGTGGTGACCGCAGCCCGCGCCCGATACCGGTAGTGGGAGAATTTGTAGGGACCGACGATGCACGAGGCGCAGTTGAGGAGTTCGTTGAGCGGAGTGTCGGGGAAGGTCGCGTACGCGCCGCCGTTCACGATGATATCCGATTCCAGCGTCAGGAACCGGCCGTGACGGTCCGCGCTGAGGCGGAGCCAGATGCGCTCCTCCTGCCCGTGGGTACTGGCCAGGAAGTTCTCGCGCCGATCCTCCAGCCACTTGATGGGCCGGTGGAGCTCCCGCGCGAGCGCGGCGATGACGACCTGCTCGGCGTCGAGGGAGGCTTTGTTGCCAAATCCGCCGCCGACATCCGGGCTCAGCACGTGGATCAGGTCCTCCGGCATGTGCAGGCACCCGGCGAGGCCGTAGCGGACGACGTGGGGGATCTGCGTGCTGGTCCAGAGCGTCAGCCGCCCCGTGCCTGCGTCGTAGTTGGCCAGCGCACCCCGGCACTCCAGCGGCACGGCGGCGCTGCGCTGGGTGTGAAACGTGGCCTCGACGACGGCCGCGGCCTCCGCTTTTATCTCATCGACCTCGCCGTACTCCTGCCGCTCGTCAGCGTAGAGATTGCCGGGCACCGTGTCGTGAATCGGGGCTGCGGCAGGGTCGAGCGCCTGGTCGATGGTCGCCAGCGGCGCCAGCGGCTCGTAGTCGACCTCGACCCGCCCGGCCGCGTCCTCGGCGAGATAGCGATTATCGGCGACCACGGCCACCACCGGCTCGCCGACGAATCGCACCGTCCCGACGGCGAGCACGGGGTAGTCGGACTCGCGATACGTGCTCGCGCCGAAGGGCGCGCGAATCGGGGCCACCCGCGTATGGATCTGCGGCCCGGTGTAGGCGGCCACCACGCCTTGAGCGGCTAGGGCCGCGGTGAGCTCGATCGTGCGGATGCGCGCGTGCGCGTGGGGGCTCCGGACGAAGGCGACGTGGAGCGTGCGGGGAAAATCCACGTCGCCCAGGTACCGCGCGGCGCCTGTGACGAGGCGCGCGTCCTCCTTCCGGCGCAGTCGCTGGCCGACATACGCGGCGGCAGGAGCGTCGACCGTCGGGGAGGGGGGCTTGGCCGTATCCACATCATGCAGTATGGCATCGTTGACCGCGGGGCTCAATGTGCAGGATGCCCAGTCGTACGTCGGGGATACTGTGTGCCCCAGCTATTGCTCGGTCCGACGGCGCCGTTGCATACTCAGGAAGCGGTACGGGAGGGCAGGCATGGCTAAGGTGAAGACCGTCCGTCGGATCGTCGACCTCAGCCACCGCGTGACCAGCGGGATGCGCGGCTATCCGGGGATCCCGGCGCCGTCGATCACGGCGTTTCTGACGCACGAGGCCTCCCGCGCGCGCTACGACGGGCAGTGCGAGCTGACCTTCTCGCACGTAGACATCGTCGCCGGCACGGGGACGTACCTAGACTCCCCCTACCACCGCGATTCGGCGCTGCCCGACTTCGCCACGCTCCCGCTCTCAGCG
Coding sequences:
- a CDS encoding GntR family transcriptional regulator; amino-acid sequence: MTVDDVTIGRSGRGRCRRPTLPRPTAVALAHLQLRQSILAERLRPGEWLRQEELASRLSMSRQPIREALCLLGEEGLVELVPHRGARVAPLSLEELEEIYGARMGLEGLVARYAAVRIDPQVLEALRPALPKLMALSIAGDVDSYLQEDRRFVETCYAVSGRPRLCGQIVALRERAERYLRLVFKCGTGFQWVDYSYRLFQACVAHDADAAEAAAQGALRWTLTQATALFETSGTVNPEGTRALRGG
- a CDS encoding FAD-dependent oxidoreductase; the encoded protein is MPHAAGPPKTAEVAIVGGGIIGLSIAYHLGRLGVRAAVIERNHVGEGSTAKSSGGIRRLFSTEPALRLAVESVRLWERVEEETGTNIDWHRVGYLLTARSPTHHETLEGAWRLQQRWGVPSAILSPDEVRRLVPTLSADDVRAGLYCANDGYAGPYEAVRAFRAGALRLGATIIEDCDVLGVRLGNGRVRGLETSRGAVEAPTVVNAAGVWAPLVSRMVGVEIPISMYRRHQWIVQTADPPASIPCIIDMDSTLFVRPEGDKYLVGIGGEQPTTTYETTIDPEAFVPVAELIVRRFPSFQSARLVQTYAGLTQETPDRHPVLGPAGPPGYIVAAGFSQGFMHAPAAGNMIAEYIATGICATVSMEPYRLSRFAQRESERNGLAPGDWETH
- a CDS encoding leucyl aminopeptidase, translated to MRFELTTSPLQTVRCDLAALPVSAPGSLGGHAAVFDRGSGGRLQAFATDEGFTGARGQTVLVQSPEAPARRILLVGTGDAGTTEDLRQYAAVVVRRARDLRCGRVLLLTASDPAASGPAPDERVRAVAEGAGLGVYRFDRYRSEAGEPFPAEIAICCGEDRGGALSRALEVGEITVRAVSQARDLVNEPPNVLTPTALAIVAQEIADRDGLDCKVLDLDEARALGMGLFAAVAAGSNEPPRFIVLEYRPEAQRASGAPVPMVALVGKGITFDSGGLAIKSPDKMWRQKADMGGAAAIVAAIGALRALAAPVRVLGVIAAAENMISGSATRPGDIVRSLSGKTVEILNTDGEGRLVLADGLSYAARARPDVIIDVATLTAAAAAALGSRTAALMGTDQPLIDRLLRAAELGGEQLWQLPLYDEFRDAMRGDLADLKNTSFGSDGGGAEKAAAFLQQFVGATPWAHVDIGRAAFTVEPDALPYLSSGGTGYGVRTLLRYLAA
- a CDS encoding hydantoinase/oxoprolinase family protein, which produces MSTGYRLGIDIGGTFTDVVLLSEQTGLVDTLKVLTTPEDVAKGFLEAIDYVLARARLRPQGVRHIMHGTTVATNAIIENKIARTALVVTRGFRDLLEIARQTRPDLYDLFCDKPAPLAPRDLCFEVTERLDADGTVLVPLAEEEAAPIADAIRARGVESIAVCFLHSYRYPAHERRVAALLAAQCPGVLVSASCDVLPEFREYLRASTTVVNAAIRPIVSGYLDRIATGLAAREMPLRLYVMQSNGGISGSEVVRQRPVYIVESGPAAGVTAAMHIGAAAGFADLISFDMGGTTAKVALVRHGRAGFSTEFEVGARGAAGVGNNRGRGYPIHTPVLDLVEVGAGGGSVAWVDTAGIMHVGPRSAGADPGPACYDRGGREPTVTDANLVLGRLAPETFLGGRMVLDCEAARRALEQYCAGPAGLDVIAAANGIVEIVNASTVGAIRLVSVQRGYDPRAFTLVAFGGAGPLHANALADALAMPVAVIPPQPGVASALGLLLADLTHDFMQTHVTRLEAADPEELTLLYRRFEREGAEIIADEAIAARARFARTMDLRYVGQSYELRVPVPDGTLGPASLRQIAERFHAEHERSYGFAAPDEPVELVNVRLTAIGDVAKPRAPLATVSSAGPAPIGGRRPVFFSETGFVDTPTYDRTHLGAGHLLAGPAIVEQMDSTTVIHPGYAGLVDLHGNILIGHPKHLAAMFDRTVAAGQSQGAGERDG
- a CDS encoding xanthine dehydrogenase family protein subunit M — translated: MKPPPFAYLAPRSVPEALEALASYGPDGKVLAGGQSLVPLLNFRLAHPAALVDLNAVPGLDGLGRDPGTGELAIGAMVRQTDAERSPLVVAECPLLVAALKHIGHRAIRNRGTVGGSLAHADPAAELPLLLVLLDGRVRTASGRGERWIGAGEFFVSYLTTALEADEILVEARFSTLRDAHTAWGFEEFSRRAGDFALAAAGAIVHGDDTGTIRDAAIAVAGGGPTPVRAREAERALAGQRPSDRLLEDAARLAISACDVDGDLHASAEYRRALIGVVVERALHQAFEGLGRTPPRT
- a CDS encoding hydantoinase B/oxoprolinase family protein, whose protein sequence is MDPIQFEVTKNALASLTEEMGAALHRAAYSTNIKTRLDFSSAIFDARLRVLAQALAQPSHLGSLPHSVPNAVREYGVDQLGPGDGLIVNDPHRGAVHLNDIALISPVHARTGELLGFVANVAHHVDVGGGAPGSLAPARDLYQEGLIVPPVRLVRAGQVVPDVMRMIVANIRAPRESAGDFRAQVAANHVGARRLAELVERLGRTVFTQFCDDLIDYTSRRTRAALALLPHGEFSAEDFLDGDGFTDDPIRIAATLRNGPDGVVIDLAGSAPQVRGSLNCSYSMTFSGVAFVLKTLVDPDIPVNEGFYRSFTLHVPEGTVTNARPPAAVAGGWEVAFRVAEVLYRALADALPNRIVAATKGTICNVAFGGMRPNGGYYAYYETVAGGGGARPTKDGMDGIQTHIHNTENAPVEEVELNYPFRVLRFGLIPDSEGPGRFRGGLGVCRDYWFPNHRVTFSILADRGRFAPWGLFGGGSARTARVIRDPDGEAQVLPLKGSVELRAGEVISVQTPGGGGYGPISDRDPDAVRHDVRVDKVSTARARDVYHVAPDPVRPGPNEVGS
- a CDS encoding xanthine dehydrogenase family protein molybdopterin-binding subunit produces the protein MDTAKPPSPTVDAPAAAYVGQRLRRKEDARLVTGAARYLGDVDFPRTLHVAFVRSPHAHARIRTIELTAALAAQGVVAAYTGPQIHTRVAPIRAPFGASTYRESDYPVLAVGTVRFVGEPVVAVVADNRYLAEDAAGRVEVDYEPLAPLATIDQALDPAAAPIHDTVPGNLYADERQEYGEVDEIKAEAAAVVEATFHTQRSAAVPLECRGALANYDAGTGRLTLWTSTQIPHVVRYGLAGCLHMPEDLIHVLSPDVGGGFGNKASLDAEQVVIAALARELHRPIKWLEDRRENFLASTHGQEERIWLRLSADRHGRFLTLESDIIVNGGAYATFPDTPLNELLNCASCIVGPYKFSHYRYRARAAVTTTCPHGPYRGVARPPANFALERLVNMLAARLGMDPIELRLRNLLGLEDMPYRTITGLERDSGNYREALELAVDTLGYREFKARQAGWRAQGRLVGVGVACFAEECATGTVKRLPRKLYSIAGYDGAKVRVDVHGRATVYTSAAGSGQGHETTLAQLAADELGLTPEDVTVRHNDTELSPYGMGSTGSRTAVSSGGAIILAARKIRELLLLLGAHLLDEPRDNVAMRPGAVYSLVDSTRSVTIKRLAWIAHRREGTVPPGFEPGLEAVAFYDPPAYGVSSHEVHAVAVELDPKTGKLTLLRYVVVADAGRLINPTIVEGQIRGGVAQGIGKVLLEEVVYDEQGQCLNPNFMDFLVPTMNEVCRIEVLHTESPSPLTVGGVKGCGEGAIIGAPAAVGNAVVDALGGTAEVYTLPFTPERMWRLAHAAEAGPRAGTRG